In one window of Streptomyces sp. NBC_00193 DNA:
- a CDS encoding hydroxyacid dehydrogenase — protein MGPDTKAALLDEQALARLGATALLDPDLLVTDFAAADPARLREAEVLLTGWGCPPLTEQALDLLPALRAVVHTAGSVKGMMTEAAWRRGLTVTSAAEANARPVAEFTVAAIVFANKRVLTTARAYREVRTQLDPLTLYPGIGNYGRTVGIIGASRIGRRVIELLRSYDAHVLVHDPYLDGDEARALGVEPVDLDELMGRSDVVSVHAPQTPETRHLVDARRLALMRDGATLVNTARGTLVDTEALTTELVSGRLHAVLDVTHPDVLPAASPLYDLPNVLLTPHIAGSLGNELGRLAACAAEELERYARGLPFVYAVHPASLARSA, from the coding sequence ATGGGCCCGGACACGAAGGCGGCCCTGCTCGACGAGCAGGCCCTCGCCCGGCTCGGCGCCACCGCCCTCCTGGACCCCGACCTCCTGGTCACCGACTTCGCCGCCGCCGACCCCGCACGACTGCGCGAAGCCGAGGTCCTGCTCACCGGCTGGGGCTGCCCGCCCCTCACCGAGCAGGCCCTCGACCTCCTTCCGGCCCTGCGTGCGGTGGTGCACACCGCCGGGTCCGTGAAGGGGATGATGACGGAAGCGGCCTGGCGGCGCGGACTGACGGTCACCAGCGCGGCCGAGGCCAACGCCCGGCCCGTCGCCGAGTTCACCGTCGCCGCGATCGTCTTCGCCAACAAGCGCGTCCTCACCACCGCCCGGGCCTACCGGGAGGTCCGCACACAGCTCGACCCGCTCACCCTGTACCCCGGGATCGGCAACTACGGCAGGACCGTCGGCATCATCGGCGCCTCGCGCATCGGCCGCCGCGTCATCGAGCTGCTGCGCTCCTACGACGCCCACGTGCTGGTCCACGACCCGTACCTGGACGGGGACGAAGCCAGGGCCCTGGGCGTCGAACCCGTCGACCTCGACGAACTGATGGGCCGCAGCGACGTGGTGAGCGTGCACGCGCCGCAGACCCCCGAGACCCGCCACCTCGTCGACGCCCGCCGCCTCGCCCTCATGCGCGACGGCGCGACCCTCGTCAACACCGCACGCGGGACGCTCGTCGACACCGAGGCGCTCACCACGGAGCTGGTCTCCGGCCGGCTGCACGCCGTCCTCGACGTCACCCACCCCGACGTCCTGCCGGCCGCCTCGCCGCTCTACGACCTGCCGAACGTGCTGCTCACCCCGCACATCGCCGGATCCCTCGGCAACGAACTCGGACGCCTCGCGGCCTGCGCGGCCGAGGAGTTGGAGCGGTACGCCCGAGGACTCCCCTTCGTCTACGCCGTCCACCCGGCGAGCCTGGCCCGCTCGGCCTGA
- the rox gene encoding rifampin monooxygenase, translating to MTEAPDTTDAPNTTDATDVIDVTVVGGGPTGLMLAAELRLHGVRVVVVEKLTRPTGESRGQGLHTRSVELMDQRGLLDRFLAASEKFQVGGLFGGIMKPWPDRLDTAHPYGLAIPQPVTERLLGEHALEVGTEIRRGCEAVGLSQDEDGVTVELADGTRLRSRYLVGCDGGRSAVRKLLGVGFPGEPATVETLLGQMEVTADPETIAAVVAEVNKTQLRFGVHAGEDGSCRIIVPADGVSEDRSAPTLEEFKQQLRAFGGTDFGVHSPRWLSRFGDATRQAEQYRVGRVLLAGDAAHIHPPTGGQGLNLGVQDAFNLGWKLAAAVNGWAPHDLLDSYHAERHPVGAAVLDNTRAQITLMGSDAGPTALRKLFAKLMDFEEVNRYVTGMITAVEVRYDFGEGHELLGRRLRDVELKRGRLYELMHTGRGLLLDQTGRLSVSGWADRIDHVADVSAELEELDVPAVLLRPDGHVAWVGEDQDDLDAHLPKWFGAATA from the coding sequence ATGACCGAAGCACCCGACACGACCGATGCACCCAACACGACCGACGCAACCGACGTAATCGACGTGACCGTCGTCGGCGGCGGACCGACCGGTCTGATGCTCGCCGCCGAGTTGCGCCTGCACGGTGTCCGCGTGGTCGTGGTGGAGAAGCTGACCCGTCCGACCGGGGAGTCCCGCGGCCAGGGCCTGCACACGCGCAGCGTGGAGCTGATGGACCAGCGCGGCCTGCTGGACCGGTTCCTCGCCGCCAGTGAGAAGTTCCAGGTCGGCGGCCTGTTCGGCGGCATCATGAAGCCGTGGCCGGACCGGCTGGACACGGCGCACCCGTACGGCCTCGCCATCCCGCAGCCCGTCACCGAGCGGCTGTTGGGCGAGCACGCCCTCGAAGTCGGCACCGAGATCCGGCGCGGCTGCGAAGCGGTCGGCCTGAGCCAGGACGAGGACGGGGTGACCGTGGAGCTGGCGGACGGTACGCGCCTGCGCTCGCGCTACCTCGTCGGATGCGACGGCGGCCGCAGCGCGGTGCGCAAACTGCTCGGAGTCGGCTTCCCCGGCGAGCCCGCCACGGTCGAGACCTTGTTGGGCCAGATGGAGGTGACCGCGGATCCGGAGACGATCGCCGCGGTCGTCGCGGAGGTCAACAAGACCCAGCTCCGCTTCGGGGTCCACGCGGGCGAGGACGGGTCGTGCCGCATCATCGTCCCCGCCGACGGCGTGTCCGAGGACCGCAGCGCGCCGACCCTGGAGGAGTTCAAGCAGCAGCTACGGGCCTTCGGGGGAACCGACTTCGGTGTGCACTCGCCGCGCTGGCTGTCCCGCTTCGGCGACGCCACCCGGCAGGCCGAGCAGTACCGGGTCGGCCGGGTCCTGCTGGCCGGCGACGCGGCGCACATCCACCCGCCGACCGGCGGCCAGGGGCTCAACCTCGGCGTGCAGGACGCCTTCAACCTCGGCTGGAAGCTCGCCGCGGCCGTCAACGGCTGGGCCCCGCACGACCTCCTGGACAGCTACCACGCCGAACGCCACCCGGTGGGCGCCGCCGTACTGGACAACACCCGCGCACAGATCACGCTGATGGGGAGCGACGCGGGCCCCACCGCGCTGCGGAAGCTGTTCGCGAAGCTGATGGACTTCGAGGAGGTGAACCGGTACGTGACGGGGATGATCACCGCGGTCGAGGTCCGCTACGACTTCGGCGAGGGCCACGAACTGCTCGGCCGCAGGCTGCGGGACGTGGAGCTGAAGCGGGGACGCCTCTACGAGCTGATGCACACCGGCCGCGGACTCCTGCTCGACCAGACCGGCCGGCTCTCGGTCTCCGGATGGGCCGACCGCATCGATCACGTCGCCGACGTCAGTGCGGAGCTGGAGGAACTGGACGTACCGGCCGTGCTGTTGCGCCCGGACGGCCATGTGGCGTGGGTCGGCGAGGACCAGGACGACCTGGACGCCCACCTGCCGAAGTGGTTCGGCGCCGCCACGGCCTGA
- a CDS encoding family 20 glycosylhydrolase yields MNTAVNTWGLAMRLLRFLTASALALAALSLPANAGAEPLRAGAAVAAAPPQTVPALRQWTAGSGSYGFTSTSRIVVDPAHTAQLSDEAATFAEDLGALAGRPVAVVTGSASPGDIALSLGDGSLPAEGYRMTVGPSLALQAGTDAGAFNGTRTVLQLLRQSSSVPAGTAVDWPTKAERGLMIDQGRKFFTVDWVKQHIKELAYLKLNYFHFHLSDTFGFRLESATHPEIVSADHYSKQDIADLIALGQKYHVTIVPEIDTPGHMNQILAAHPELKLKDASGTASSEFIDLSMPGSYTLIKDLIQEYLPLFPAPYWHIGADEYVTDYARYPQLLGYARAHYGANATAKDTYYGFVNWSDALVRAAGKTTRMWNDGIKAGDGTVTPDARILVEYWYSYGLTPQQLVNAGYTVANESWTPTYYVLGGAKPDTKWMYETWTPDRFEGGATISDPSKNRGSLIHVWCDNPNAETETQIAAGIMYPLRGLAQQTWGSPKPVATYAAFTPIVAAIGHHPGWPGTSQPGNLARNRPTTASSTETADFPAALATDGDPGTRWSSAYADPQWLQVDLGSAQAVNRVVLRWEAAYGKGFQIQVSDDQSTWRTLYSTTTGTGGVQDLTGLSGSGRYIRVYGTQRGTTYGYSLYEFEVYGGQLSGTRTLTAAGKALDDPASSTASGTQLITWTPHGGPNQQWRLTLASDGSYTMANGSSGLCADVAAGSTAPGAAVVQTACGSGDSQRWVVTSLGSGDYSVANKKSGLLLTTASGADGALASQQSNSGSVYQRWQIG; encoded by the coding sequence GTGAACACCGCCGTGAACACCTGGGGACTCGCCATGCGTCTGCTCAGATTCCTGACCGCCTCCGCCCTGGCCCTGGCCGCGTTGTCCCTGCCCGCCAACGCCGGAGCCGAGCCCCTGCGGGCCGGGGCGGCCGTCGCCGCCGCGCCGCCGCAGACCGTGCCGGCCCTGCGGCAGTGGACGGCCGGCAGCGGGTCGTACGGCTTCACGAGCACCAGCCGGATCGTCGTCGATCCCGCCCACACCGCACAGCTCTCCGACGAAGCGGCCACCTTCGCCGAGGACTTGGGGGCGCTGGCCGGGCGTCCGGTGGCCGTCGTCACCGGGAGCGCCTCCCCCGGCGACATCGCCCTGAGCCTGGGCGACGGTTCGCTGCCCGCCGAGGGGTACCGGATGACCGTCGGCCCGTCCCTCGCCCTCCAGGCCGGGACCGACGCCGGGGCCTTCAACGGAACCCGTACCGTGCTGCAGCTGCTGCGCCAGTCGTCCTCCGTGCCGGCCGGAACGGCGGTGGACTGGCCCACCAAGGCCGAACGCGGCCTGATGATCGACCAGGGGCGGAAGTTCTTCACGGTCGACTGGGTCAAGCAGCACATCAAGGAGCTGGCCTACCTCAAGCTCAACTACTTCCACTTCCACCTGTCGGACACCTTCGGCTTCCGCCTGGAGAGTGCGACGCACCCGGAGATCGTCTCCGCCGACCACTACTCCAAGCAGGACATCGCGGACCTGATCGCACTGGGGCAGAAGTACCACGTCACGATCGTGCCCGAGATCGACACCCCGGGGCACATGAACCAGATCCTGGCCGCCCACCCGGAGCTCAAGCTCAAGGACGCCTCGGGCACGGCGAGTTCCGAGTTCATCGACCTGTCTATGCCCGGCTCGTACACCCTGATCAAGGACCTGATCCAGGAGTACCTGCCGCTGTTCCCGGCCCCCTACTGGCACATCGGCGCCGACGAGTACGTCACCGACTACGCCAGGTACCCGCAGCTGCTCGGCTACGCCCGCGCCCACTACGGGGCGAACGCCACCGCCAAGGACACCTACTACGGGTTCGTGAACTGGTCCGACGCCCTGGTCCGCGCGGCCGGCAAGACGACCCGGATGTGGAACGACGGCATCAAGGCCGGGGACGGGACCGTCACCCCCGACGCCCGCATCCTCGTCGAGTACTGGTACAGCTACGGACTCACCCCCCAGCAGCTGGTCAATGCCGGGTACACGGTCGCCAACGAGTCCTGGACGCCGACCTATTACGTGCTCGGCGGTGCGAAGCCGGACACCAAGTGGATGTACGAGACCTGGACCCCGGACCGGTTCGAGGGCGGCGCCACCATAAGCGACCCCTCGAAGAACCGCGGTTCGCTGATCCACGTGTGGTGCGACAACCCGAACGCCGAGACGGAGACGCAGATCGCCGCCGGCATCATGTACCCGCTGCGCGGGCTCGCCCAGCAGACCTGGGGTTCACCGAAGCCGGTGGCCACCTATGCGGCGTTCACGCCGATCGTGGCGGCGATCGGGCACCACCCCGGCTGGCCGGGGACCTCCCAGCCTGGCAACCTCGCCCGCAACCGCCCCACCACCGCGTCCAGCACCGAGACCGCCGACTTCCCGGCCGCACTGGCGACGGACGGCGATCCGGGCACCCGGTGGTCGAGCGCGTACGCCGATCCGCAGTGGCTGCAGGTGGACCTCGGGTCCGCCCAGGCCGTCAACCGGGTGGTGCTGCGCTGGGAGGCCGCGTACGGGAAGGGCTTCCAGATCCAGGTCTCCGACGACCAGAGCACCTGGCGCACCCTGTACTCCACGACCACCGGCACCGGCGGGGTCCAGGACCTGACCGGCCTGTCCGGCTCCGGCCGCTACATCCGGGTGTACGGCACCCAGCGCGGCACCACCTACGGCTACTCGCTGTACGAGTTCGAGGTGTACGGCGGCCAGTTGAGCGGGACCCGGACCCTGACCGCGGCCGGGAAGGCGCTCGACGACCCGGCGAGCTCCACCGCCTCCGGTACCCAGCTGATCACGTGGACCCCGCACGGCGGCCCCAACCAGCAGTGGCGGCTGACCCTGGCCAGCGACGGCAGCTACACCATGGCCAACGGCTCGTCCGGGCTCTGCGCGGACGTGGCGGCCGGTTCCACCGCTCCCGGCGCGGCCGTGGTGCAGACCGCCTGCGGCAGCGGCGACAGCCAGCGCTGGGTGGTCACATCGCTCGGGTCCGGCGACTACTCGGTGGCCAACAAGAAGAGCGGACTGCTCCTGACCACCGCGTCCGGCGCGGACGGAGCCCTGGCGAGCCAGCAGTCCAACAGCGGTTCGGTCTACCAGCGCTGGCAGATCGGCTGA
- a CDS encoding carbohydrate ABC transporter permease: protein MSTQTAPSAPTEAAPGGEPAPAPGAPPARPGERKRAGRPRRSGAMASRTVVNAVLLVAVLYTLMPLTWLLIAATKNHADLFGTAGFGFGEFHLFDNLRAVFTHDDGIFGRWLLNSLLYSVVGSLASSLISVAAGYCFDKYEFRGKGALFGLVLTGTLVPTVVITLPQYLLASETGIVNTYWAILIPALVNPFGVYLARVFSEGYVPGEVLEAARIDGASELRVFRSISLPMLMPGFMTLFLFSFTASWNNFFGPLVMLNDHHLYPAVLGIYSWNQVVLQYPEFYSLAITGSLVAVIPLALAFIGLQRFWRSGLTAGAVK from the coding sequence ATGAGCACCCAGACCGCCCCCTCGGCCCCGACCGAGGCCGCCCCCGGCGGCGAGCCGGCGCCCGCCCCCGGAGCCCCGCCCGCCCGGCCGGGCGAGCGCAAGCGGGCCGGAAGGCCGCGCCGGAGCGGCGCGATGGCCTCCAGGACCGTGGTCAACGCCGTCCTCCTGGTGGCGGTCCTCTACACCCTGATGCCGCTGACCTGGCTGCTGATCGCCGCCACCAAGAACCACGCCGACCTCTTCGGAACGGCCGGCTTCGGCTTCGGCGAGTTCCACCTCTTCGACAACCTCCGGGCCGTCTTCACCCACGACGACGGCATCTTCGGCCGCTGGCTGCTCAACAGCCTCCTCTACTCCGTCGTCGGATCACTGGCGTCCTCGCTGATCAGCGTCGCCGCCGGCTACTGCTTCGACAAGTACGAGTTCCGCGGCAAGGGCGCGCTCTTCGGCCTCGTCCTGACCGGCACCCTCGTGCCCACCGTCGTCATCACCCTCCCGCAGTACCTGCTCGCCTCCGAGACCGGGATCGTCAACACCTACTGGGCGATCCTCATCCCCGCGCTGGTGAACCCCTTCGGCGTGTACCTGGCCCGGGTCTTCTCCGAGGGCTACGTACCCGGTGAAGTCCTGGAGGCCGCCCGCATCGACGGAGCGAGCGAGCTGCGCGTCTTCCGGTCGATCTCGCTGCCGATGCTCATGCCCGGTTTCATGACCCTCTTCCTCTTCTCCTTCACCGCGAGCTGGAACAACTTCTTCGGCCCGCTGGTCATGCTCAACGACCACCACCTGTACCCGGCGGTGCTCGGCATCTACAGCTGGAACCAAGTCGTGCTCCAGTACCCGGAGTTCTACTCCCTCGCGATCACCGGATCCCTGGTCGCCGTCATCCCGCTCGCCCTCGCCTTCATCGGCCTGCAGCGGTTCTGGCGCTCCGGCCTCACGGCAGGAGCGGTCAAGTGA
- a CDS encoding MFS transporter: MYLATTGRRAAPVPPPTTGAGRRVPAAVLALGTVSLVTDVSSEMVSAVLPLYLVLGLGLSPLQFGFLDGLMGGAGAVVRLLGGHLADRGHRYKHVAGIGYAVSACSRLGLLLAGGATVGIAASLAADRVGKGIRTAPRDALITLSSPPEDLGRSFGVHRAMDTTGALLGPLAAFALLWATAGAYDAVFVASFCAGLLGVLLLVLYVPGHHRPAAVPGPAPSRGKAFAALRDPAFRRILWAAALLGGATIGDAFVYLLLQRRLGLDPSWFPLLPLGAAAGYLLLAVPVGRIADRVGRRLPFLYGHLALLGAYLVLLAPAGGPAPLLLAAVLALLGVFYAATDGVLMALAGPVLPAGGRGGGLAVLQTGQALARMLAAAGFGAAWTVWGPRPALWGATAVLLAALAGGWALLPRDPGGPGDPAPGSAPAERAESSTSEKSTS; encoded by the coding sequence ATGTACCTGGCCACCACCGGCCGCCGGGCCGCTCCGGTCCCGCCCCCCACCACGGGGGCGGGCCGGCGCGTCCCCGCCGCCGTCCTCGCGCTCGGTACGGTCAGCCTCGTCACCGATGTCTCCTCCGAGATGGTCAGCGCGGTGCTGCCGCTCTACCTGGTCCTCGGACTCGGTCTCTCCCCCCTCCAATTCGGCTTCCTGGACGGTCTGATGGGAGGAGCCGGTGCGGTCGTACGGCTCCTCGGCGGCCATCTCGCCGACCGCGGTCACCGCTACAAGCACGTCGCGGGCATCGGCTACGCCGTCTCGGCCTGTTCCCGGCTCGGCCTGCTGCTCGCCGGCGGCGCCACCGTCGGCATCGCCGCCTCCCTGGCCGCCGACCGGGTCGGCAAGGGCATCCGTACGGCCCCCCGCGACGCGCTGATCACCCTCAGCAGCCCGCCCGAGGACCTCGGCCGGTCCTTCGGCGTGCACCGGGCCATGGACACCACCGGCGCCCTGCTCGGCCCGCTCGCCGCCTTCGCCCTGCTCTGGGCGACCGCGGGCGCGTACGACGCGGTGTTCGTCGCCAGCTTCTGCGCCGGTCTGCTCGGCGTGCTGCTGCTGGTCCTCTACGTTCCCGGCCACCACCGCCCGGCAGCCGTGCCCGGCCCGGCCCCGTCCCGGGGCAAGGCCTTCGCGGCGCTGCGCGACCCCGCCTTCCGGCGGATCCTGTGGGCCGCCGCCCTGCTCGGCGGCGCCACCATCGGCGACGCCTTCGTCTACCTCCTGCTCCAGCGCCGACTGGGCCTGGATCCCAGCTGGTTCCCGCTGCTGCCGCTCGGGGCGGCCGCCGGCTATCTGCTCCTGGCCGTCCCGGTGGGCCGGATCGCCGACCGGGTCGGGCGCAGGCTGCCGTTCCTGTACGGGCACCTCGCCCTGCTCGGCGCCTACCTCGTCCTGCTCGCCCCGGCGGGCGGGCCGGCCCCGCTCCTCCTCGCGGCCGTCCTCGCCCTGCTCGGGGTGTTCTACGCGGCCACCGACGGGGTGCTGATGGCCCTCGCCGGGCCGGTACTGCCCGCCGGGGGCCGAGGGGGCGGGCTGGCCGTGCTCCAGACCGGCCAGGCCCTGGCCCGGATGCTCGCCGCGGCGGGCTTCGGCGCCGCGTGGACGGTGTGGGGGCCGCGGCCCGCACTGTGGGGGGCCACGGCGGTGCTGCTCGCCGCGCTGGCGGGCGGCTGGGCGCTGCTGCCGCGCGATCCGGGCGGCCCGGGGGACCCGGCCCCCGGGTCAGCACCCGCGGAGCGGGCGGAATCCTCCACCAGTGAGAAGAGCACCTCATGA
- a CDS encoding DinB family protein — MERMSDQDERWTRSTIYTDMWVDPDDDPRNSGESSAEGELATLQEFLKDYRLTLRMKCEGLAPEQLAHRSVPPSTMSLLGLLRHLAEVERDWQNWITDGDPLPKLYGKRDGDFEGAVAEQAVVDGAYADLEREQDATDAALARQPDLGERLGKDRIAVRELMVHRIEEYARHCGHADLLRECVDGRVGQ, encoded by the coding sequence ATGGAACGCATGAGTGATCAAGACGAGCGATGGACCCGGTCGACCATCTACACCGACATGTGGGTGGACCCGGACGACGACCCGCGCAACAGCGGTGAGAGCAGTGCCGAGGGCGAGCTCGCGACCCTGCAGGAATTCCTCAAGGACTACCGCCTGACCTTGCGGATGAAGTGCGAGGGCCTGGCCCCGGAGCAGCTGGCACACCGGTCGGTCCCGCCGTCGACGATGTCGCTGCTCGGCCTGCTGCGGCACCTCGCCGAGGTGGAACGGGACTGGCAGAACTGGATCACCGACGGCGATCCGCTGCCGAAGCTGTACGGCAAGCGCGACGGGGACTTCGAGGGAGCCGTCGCCGAGCAGGCCGTGGTCGACGGCGCGTACGCCGATCTGGAGCGTGAGCAGGACGCGACCGACGCGGCGCTGGCCAGGCAACCGGATCTGGGCGAGCGGCTGGGCAAGGACCGCATCGCGGTGCGGGAGCTGATGGTGCACCGGATCGAGGAGTACGCGCGTCACTGCGGGCACGCCGACCTGTTGCGCGAATGCGTCGACGGGAGGGTGGGGCAGTGA
- a CDS encoding discoidin domain-containing protein has product MRLNTPSTPHVYTSRRTMGVVITAVLLLVGGLLLAYPERAGAAADPLISRGKTATASSVETSSFGPQNAFDGSSTTRWASIEGKDPQWIRVDLGANATVSRVALRWEAAYAKTYRVEISADGTTWTRLANETAGNGGTDDWTGLSGTGRYLRVYGTARGTSYGYSLYEVEVYGTLDGGTPPPAGAFTVVAAGDIAAQCTASDSSCAHPKTAAQAQKINPKFYLTMGDNQYDDARLSDYKNYYDKSWGAFKDKTRPVPGNHETYDPAGPLAGYKAYFGAVAYPQGKSYYSFDEGNWHFIALDSNSFDQKAQIDWLKADLAANSKGCIAAYWHHPLYSSGGHGNDPVSKPVWNILYGAKADLVLNGHDHHYERFAPQDPNGNATADGITEIVGGMGGADPYDIETVQPNSQKRISGTYGVLKLDFTDTGYSYSYVATDGTTKDTSPKYTCH; this is encoded by the coding sequence ATGCGCCTGAACACTCCAAGCACGCCACATGTTTACACATCGCGCCGCACGATGGGCGTGGTCATCACCGCCGTGCTCCTCCTCGTAGGCGGCCTGTTGCTCGCCTATCCCGAGCGGGCCGGCGCCGCCGCCGACCCCCTCATCTCGCGCGGCAAGACCGCCACGGCGTCCTCCGTGGAGACTTCGAGCTTCGGCCCGCAGAACGCCTTCGACGGCAGCTCCACCACCCGGTGGGCCAGCATCGAGGGCAAGGACCCGCAGTGGATCCGCGTCGACCTCGGCGCGAACGCCACCGTCTCCCGGGTCGCGCTGCGCTGGGAGGCCGCGTACGCGAAGACGTACCGCGTCGAGATATCGGCCGACGGCACCACCTGGACCCGGCTCGCCAACGAGACGGCCGGCAACGGCGGCACCGACGACTGGACCGGCCTCTCCGGCACGGGCCGTTACCTGCGCGTGTACGGAACCGCTCGCGGCACCTCCTACGGGTACTCCCTGTACGAGGTCGAGGTGTACGGCACCCTCGACGGGGGCACTCCCCCGCCGGCCGGCGCCTTCACCGTGGTCGCCGCCGGTGACATCGCCGCCCAGTGCACCGCCTCGGACAGCTCCTGCGCCCACCCCAAGACCGCGGCACAGGCCCAGAAGATCAACCCGAAGTTCTATCTGACGATGGGCGACAACCAGTACGACGACGCCCGGCTCTCCGACTACAAGAACTACTACGACAAGTCCTGGGGCGCCTTCAAGGACAAGACCCGCCCCGTGCCCGGCAACCACGAGACCTACGACCCGGCCGGACCGCTCGCCGGCTACAAGGCGTACTTCGGTGCCGTCGCCTACCCGCAGGGCAAGAGCTACTACAGCTTCGACGAGGGCAACTGGCACTTCATCGCCCTCGACTCCAACTCCTTCGACCAGAAGGCCCAGATCGACTGGCTCAAGGCCGACCTCGCCGCGAACTCCAAGGGCTGCATCGCCGCCTACTGGCACCACCCGCTGTACTCCTCGGGCGGTCACGGCAACGACCCGGTGAGCAAGCCGGTCTGGAACATCCTGTACGGCGCCAAGGCCGACCTCGTGCTGAACGGGCACGACCACCACTACGAGCGGTTCGCCCCGCAGGACCCGAACGGCAACGCCACCGCCGACGGGATCACCGAGATCGTCGGCGGCATGGGCGGCGCCGATCCGTACGACATCGAGACGGTCCAGCCCAACAGCCAGAAGCGGATCAGCGGTACGTACGGGGTCCTGAAGCTGGACTTCACCGACACCGGCTACAGCTACAGCTACGTCGCCACCGACGGGACCACGAAGGACACCAGCCCGAAGTACACCTGTCACTGA
- a CDS encoding alpha-L-fucosidase has protein sequence MTLGPSAPLADPGETPLVPTPGQLAWQEAGFGIFLHFGINTFNGVEWSDGTLDPATFRPSQLDARQWVRTAAEAGAKYVVLTAKHHDGFCLWPTDTTAYSVASSPWKDGAGDVVAELAGACGEAGLGLGLYLSPWDRNADCYEEPAGYDSFYLRQLTELCTRYGPLYELWFDGAGSEGRTYDWDAVMAVIDRHQPDAMVFNMGRPTIRWVGNEEGLAADPCHYVTHSTGISLYDDRHTELDSAAYLPPECDVPLRGDWFWQPGNHDSLKSREDLLEIWYSSVGLGAGLLLGVPPDRRGLIDEADRARLLAFTAELERRLGDPVPAALTVEGDAVLADFGRPVHVDHVELREDLTRGQCVDGHEVWADGRLIASGHTVGVRRVHRVEPLTVRELRIRLTGPGARLASVSAAGPPPGVS, from the coding sequence ATGACCCTCGGTCCCTCCGCACCCCTCGCCGATCCCGGCGAAACCCCTCTCGTGCCCACGCCGGGACAACTCGCCTGGCAGGAAGCCGGATTCGGGATCTTCCTGCACTTCGGCATCAACACCTTCAACGGCGTCGAGTGGAGCGACGGGACCCTGGACCCGGCCACCTTCCGGCCCTCGCAGCTCGACGCGCGCCAGTGGGTGCGTACCGCCGCCGAGGCCGGAGCGAAGTACGTCGTGCTGACCGCCAAGCACCACGACGGCTTCTGTCTGTGGCCGACCGACACCACCGCCTACTCCGTGGCTTCCTCGCCCTGGAAGGACGGAGCGGGCGACGTGGTCGCCGAACTGGCCGGGGCCTGCGGGGAGGCGGGCCTCGGCCTCGGGCTCTACCTCTCGCCCTGGGACCGCAACGCGGACTGCTACGAGGAGCCCGCCGGCTACGACTCCTTCTACCTCCGCCAGCTCACCGAACTCTGCACCCGCTACGGCCCGTTGTACGAGCTGTGGTTCGACGGCGCGGGATCCGAGGGGCGCACGTACGACTGGGACGCGGTCATGGCCGTGATCGACCGGCACCAGCCGGACGCCATGGTCTTCAACATGGGCCGCCCCACGATCCGCTGGGTCGGCAACGAGGAGGGGCTCGCCGCCGACCCCTGCCACTACGTCACGCACTCCACGGGCATCAGCCTGTACGACGACCGGCACACCGAGCTCGACTCGGCCGCCTACCTGCCGCCCGAATGCGATGTCCCCCTCCGCGGCGACTGGTTCTGGCAACCGGGGAACCACGACAGCCTCAAGAGCCGGGAGGACCTGCTGGAGATCTGGTACTCCTCGGTGGGGCTGGGCGCCGGCCTGCTCCTGGGCGTCCCGCCCGACCGGCGCGGACTGATCGACGAGGCCGACCGGGCCCGACTCCTCGCGTTCACGGCAGAGTTGGAGCGGCGCCTGGGCGATCCCGTCCCCGCCGCCCTCACGGTCGAGGGGGACGCCGTTCTCGCGGACTTCGGCCGGCCGGTCCACGTGGACCACGTGGAACTGCGCGAGGACCTCACCCGGGGTCAGTGCGTGGACGGCCACGAGGTCTGGGCGGACGGCCGGCTGATCGCCTCCGGCCACACGGTGGGGGTCCGCCGCGTCCACCGTGTGGAGCCCCTCACCGTGCGGGAACTGCGGATCCGGCTGACCGGCCCCGGGGCCCGGCTGGCCTCGGTGTCGGCAGCCGGACCGCCGCCAGGCGTCAGCTGA